ACAAAGTTAATTACATGCCCAAGCAGGGCAGGTAGGAAACATTAAACACAACAAAGGCAAAGGCGCTGCCAGGATGAATCAGTGGACATCCCAGCCTTCAGGTTGACAGGCTGCCAACCCAGCTGCTCCCACGCGCAACCCTCATCAGCGATGTCCCTAAGAAGGACGTTGGAGTCCAGGCGCATGTTGTCAAAGGTGCACTTGTTCCTGTGCTTCCAGAGCATCCAGGACGTGGGGAGTATGGTGCTTGCAAGTTGCAAGGGCTTTGCGCCGTTCCTTCAGAGTCCTCTGCTTTGCAACGTCCCACCAGTCGATGAGGGCTTCGGGCCACAGGAGGGGGCATGGATCCAGGAGAGGTCTTTGTGCCAGACGATCCTGTAGAACAGTCAGTCCACAAGGAGGTGGTGCATTGTCTCCAGAGTTTGGCCGCAGAACATGCATGATGGGCTGTGCGGCATGTTCTGGTGAGCGAGGCGCTGAGCGGTCCTGCAGAGAGGTTCATGGTGCTGCATTGTTTAGTGTTTATGGTTACTCTAGTTCTACATAGATAATAATACCACTGGTCCATCAGAGAGCATAGTACAATCTAGTTCTCTGCCTCCACTCGAAGTTCTCGCACGTCTAGCAATACTGTTTACATGTCTCCAACTGATGCGATGCCCATCGCAAATTGGTAATGAGTGATAAACAAACAGATGCTCCGCCGCTAATGCCAATGAGTACATAAGAATTCTTTAACAGTACTGTACACCAAATGCGTGGTATTCGGTGTTATCTGATCCTATCAGTATAGTTTAGGATTATCCAAATATTTCAAATAACAACATCTTTATTTGCTGACTAGTTTTCTCCATTTTCACCTCTACTTTTTTTGGGTGTGATTTTGTCTCATCTCCTTTTTCTGTAGGTATTAACGCATGGCCAGCCTGGTGAGGAAATAAGCTTGGAGTTAATCTTAAGGGTGGTTGCAGATGTTGGCCTTGTGGTAAGAGTGTTGCACTGCTACATAATGgattttctctctcttttttattaGGAAAAAGGTGTTCAGATCATTTTCTATATACAAGAGTCAAGAGATGACTCTGGGTTAGAAGGGTTGCAGTTGCTAAGAGTCCCTTCTGTTTCACTTTTAGGGTTCAGTGTTGGATTATCAGGTCTTCAAGGCTTGCTTCAGATCTATTTCTTTGGCATATCGCAATGTTGGCCTAATCGTCTTCATTTGCATTTTCAGGGACTTCCAAATGCTGGAAAATCAACACTTCTATCAGCTATAACGCTTGCACGACCAGACATTGCTGATTATCCATTCACTACATTAATGCCAAATCTTGGCCGGCTTGGTGGAGATCCCACTTTAGGGGCGTTGCAGTTTTCCTCTGGAGCAACATTGGCAGATTTGCCGGGTCTTATTGAGGGCGCTCATCTGGGCAAGGTGCCGTTTACCTTTGTGTTATTTGCACAATGTTTGTTTGAAGGTGTCGTCTTGTTGCTTCCCGTGGTTAGCCTCTGTGGATTTATCATGTGCTTTAATTGCACCGCAGGGTCTTGGTCGCAATTTCTTGAGACATTTGAGGAGAACGAGGGTAATCGTCCACGTCGTTGATGCTGCTGCTGATGACCCTGTGAACAATTATAAGATTGTCAGAGAAGTAACTAATTGCTTTCATCATTCCCAAGTCCTATTTTGTTTTGAGAATTGCAATGACATTCACTATATAATTTGTCCATAGCTATAACCCTGAACCTGGAAGCTACACTAGCATCAGTAGTGGGACAGTTTGTTATTTATTGTTTTCATTTGTTGTTAGCATAATCTTATTGCCCTTTGTATATAGGAAGTCTAATCAATAGAACTAAAGGGAAGGGACTGATCAGAGTAGCGGCACTTGCACCAACAATTCTGTTATCTGTTAAGTATTAACTATTAAGATCTAGTTAGTTGGAACTTGGTAGTAGGATCTGTAGGATAATAGTTGCTTTGCTAAGGGATTGCAAAATCTTATTTCAAATGTAAGCCTTGTGAGAAAACTGAATCATATGTCTATGTTTAGTTTCTCAAGTATAGTCTCAATGTTGAATGATCATCTGACAATCATCTCTGTACAGGAATTAAGGATGTATAACCCCAAATACCTGGAGCGGCCTTATGTTGTGGTCCTGAACAAGATTGATCTTCCTAAGGTGCAATTTCCTACTTAATTTGGATCAAACTATGGTTTCCCTGGTTTTTAGCATTTAGTTTTCTAGATCTTTCTTGGCATGATTGGTGCCCTAACAATGTTTTTCTCCGTTGTAGGCCCAAGATAGGTTATCTTCATTGGCACTTGAAATATCTTCAGTAGGCTGTGGAGAATGCCATGACAAAAATGCCAGCAAAGGAAAACTAAATGAAAACTTCAACAGACACCATACCTCAGAAGATGATGATAAGGAACTTGGAGACTACCCAAGGCCTCAAGCTGTAATTGGCGCAAGCGTACTGTAAGTCTTCTCACCAGACCAACTTAACACATTCTTTTACCATGTTCACTTAAACAGCTCGTAAATCTGTTGGTCTGCTGATCAATACAAAACCGCGCTTTGCTTTTCCACCTCATCTCTTCTGGGGTCTGGGGTGCTTGATATATTGTATGATCCGATCCCTAGTGCATGGGGAGACTAATATCTGCTGTTTTCATTTGATATTTGATTAATTTGTAAGCCTCCTCATGTGACACTTGCATTATTATCACACCATGAGTTTTCTCGTACACTGCTTCAAATGTCCTCAAGTTGTACAAATTCAACACATTTTCCCCTTTAATTCACTCGGTGTCGCAAGAAACTGTTCTCTTCTTCTGTTATAAAATGTCATTTCCGTTGTTTTCCTGCCCTTGCAGGAGGCACATCGGGATCGACGAGATGCTGAAGGAGATAAGGACAGCCCTGGAAAAATGCTCTGATCACATGTTACCAGGACCATGAATCTAAAAGCCTGCACGCTTGGAGCCCTTAGCATCAGTCCAAAACCCAGAAACTATCGAGCTTTTGATCGAGTTGTTCTTCAACAGCAGCGGTTTGCGACACTGTTGGCAGTTCCTGGAGTACAAGACCACCACCAATCTGATTGTCCGAGTTGTTGACGCGGAGAGCTTGAGCGTCCGAGCACGAGCAGCTGCAACCATCCACGCTGGCTGTGCCTATTTGGCTCGTCACACTGCCATATAAAGGGAGAGAAAGAAACTAGCTGTATGAAATTCTGAAGAACTGATGGGGACTCGTACTACCTACTGCTAGTAGCTACTAGTGGAACTCATCATTTGTAATTATTTCCGTCTGCTTTATTATTAGTATTAGTATAATATGACAAAGCTTTGGCCATTCTGTTCCAGTTTTGATTCACAATCACATAATGCCACTTTTGACACACGGCGAAACCTGACACAAGGACCGGTTCCCACCAACCCCGCACGTTTAAAAGGCGTATATAAATGTATGTATGTGTCACTAAAGGAAGGGAAGGAGAATCTTTAAAGTGGTAAAGATGAAGATTTTGGGGTGGCGACCGGTATGACATGCCCATCAATCAATATTTCTGAGTCGTCTTtcatactactactactactactataccACACTTGACACTTGGTGGGTAACCTAGGTCATATCCGGATTCATCTCTAGTCGGGTGCTCAGCTCAGCTATGCGGAGGTCGAGGGTTTCTCAGCAAGATTGGACTCCGTCCTCCTCCGCCCTCCCCAGGTCAGTTCCTTCTTGTAGATCTGCTCTGCTCCCTGGGTTTGCGATCCGCTGTGTATGAATCTGCTTGAGTGCATCCACTGCGCTGTGAGGACAGCTTTTTGTTTGCTGCCATGATCATAGGGGCACTCATGATTATTTTGTGATCCTCCGTGTTGAAATCCATCTAAGCTTGCGACGAGGGTCGCGCGCTGCCGGTTGGGTTTCGGTCTTTCGGAGCTGCTCCGCCGACCGAGTAGCCCCCGCACCACACTACGTGCCGCCGTTGGCTCGTTTGTTGATTGCTCGTCCATATGAAGCCGGGTACGTAGTAGGATAGATCCAGTGTGCACTAGATTAACTAGGAAGACGCCCAGATGTTCCGAGGATCCAGAAATCTGTTGTTAAGGGAAGAAAAGGCTCGTACGTATTTCTTCTTTTACGGAGCAATTTTAACATGGTCACCCTTACCGACCGGACATATTCCAACGGACTTTACGGAAAGCATGAATTACTCTCCCTCTTACCCCCTCTTTTCACATGGAAGATAAGAAGGTAAGATTAATCAAACCCACTATTTAATGAAATCAACGGTTCAGATCTATTATATATTCTTACCTCTTATCTGAAAAGAAGATGTAAGAGCGACCATGTTAAAAAACCCTCTTTTTCATGAGATTTTTTAATACCTTTTAAAATGATTTATCACCTAAACTGATCGTCCAAATTACAAACTGTTTTCATCGCGTCAAAATCCTTAAAATTAGATTCCATATTAATAAGTTTCGAGAACTTCTTTTCTAGCGCAACTTGTATTCCCCATACGAACTAACTAGGACCTGTACCCACTGTTGTAACATACTTGTACCCCCCATCATTGTTCAAACCTTGTCAGAAAACCTTAGCACGAAATGACCTCCCTTGATTTTTAGTACGATTTTACCCTTTTTAGCAACGCCAAGACTTGTGGCGTTACTGCCCCAAATAGAAACGCCAAACCCCCGGCATTTTTGGCTTGGCCCACATAGATCCATCCAATTTAATGAAATCATTATATCTTCCACAACCTCCTCATAACCAGGACTTGTAATCCTAAAAAACGTAGGACTTGTAAAAAAATGTCAACACTTCCTCACCGTTGTGAACAATCTCACCATTCACAAATGTCGTCTTGTCAGCATAATGAACATTCATGATCCTCTCCATCTAAAAAACAATGGCATCGTAAGTACTTACAAGTATCAATGACAAATCTACCACATGACATACAAAACAAGTTAGAACAATTTCTAAtactaaccctaaccctaaattttaAC
This window of the Triticum urartu cultivar G1812 unplaced genomic scaffold, Tu2.1 TuUngrouped_contig_6823, whole genome shotgun sequence genome carries:
- the LOC125531124 gene encoding probable GTP-binding protein OBGC2; amino-acid sequence: ADEAEESLLGFHAKARHCAKRGGNVGATGTLSSRMHNGSAGETLRIPVPVGTVVRRKKGSVLADLAHPGDEVLVARGGQGGISLIDAPDYKRGKAMALSPNVMRDVTDKVLTHGQPGEEISLELILRVVADVGLVGLPNAGKSTLLSAITLARPDIADYPFTTLMPNLGRLGGDPTLGALQFSSGATLADLPGLIEGAHLGKGLGRNFLRHLRRTRVIVHVVDAAADDPVNNYKIVREELRMYNPKYLERPYVVVLNKIDLPKAQDRLSSLALEISSVGCGECHDKNASKGKLNENFNRHHTSEDDDKELGDYPRPQAVIGASVLRHIGIDEMLKEIRTALEKCSDHMLPGP